DNA from Geobacillus vulcani PSS1:
TGGATCAGAGAACACAACCGCCGGAATCGCGACGTAATCCACGACCGATGGATGGCCGGCGATCGCTTCCGCCGCCACTTTTCCTTCATACGACGCTTTATGGGCAAGCGCCGGACCGGGGACGATGTCGCCGATGGCGAAAATGTTCGGCACGCTCGTCCGACATTGCTCGTCCACTTCAATCAAGCCGCGGTTCGTCATTTTGATGCCGATTTGTTCAAGACCAAGCTCATCTGTATTCGGTCGGCGGCCGACCGTCACCAACACATAGTCGGCATCAATCGTTTTCGTTTCACCGTTCGCCTCATACGTGACCGTCACGCCGTCTGCGCGCTCTTCGGCTCCTTTTGCGAGCGCATTTGTCACAACTTCGACCCCTTTGTTTTTCAAGCGGCGTTTAATGACCGACACCATTTGCTTTTCAAAACCAGATAAAATCTCGCTGGCTCCTTCAAGAATCGTCACTTTCGCCCCAAAGTTGGCGTAGGCCGTGCCAAGCTCAATGCCGATGTAGCCGCCGCCGATGACAACAAGCGATTTCGGAATTTCCCCAAGGCTGAGCGCGCCCGTCGAATCGAGGATGCGGTTGGAAAACTTGAAGTTCGGCAGCTCGATCGGGCGTGAACCTGTGGCCAGAATCGCGTGTTTAAACGTATACGTCTGCGCGCTGTCGCCGTTGACGACGCGCACCGTGTTGGTGTCGACGAAATACGCTTCCCCTTTGACGATGTCGACTTTATTGCCTTTGAGCAGCCCTTCAACGCCGCTCGTCAACTTTTTCACAATGCTCGCTTTCCATTCTTGCACTTTCGAGAAATCAACCGTGACGTTTTCCGCCTTGATGCCCATCTCTTCGGAATGCTTCGCTTGCTCGTAGCGATGGCTTGCCGAGATGAGCGCCTTGGACGGGATGCAGCCGACGTTTAAGCAGACGCCGCCCAAATTTCCTTTTTCCACAATCGTCACTTTTTGGCCGAGCTGTGCGGCGCGGATGGCGGCGACATAACCGCCAGGGCCGGCGCCGACGACGAGCGTTTCGGTTTCAATTGCAAAATCGCCAACTACCATCGTTTTACGCCTCCATTAATAATAATTCTGGATCGCTTAACAGCTGTTTGATATGGTTGAGCGCTTTTTGCGCCGTCGCTCCGTCGATCATCCGGTGGTCGAAGCTCAACGAGAGCGCCAGCACCGGTGCGGCGACAATTTCCCCGTCGCGGACGATCGGTTTTTCGGCAATGCGGCCGATGCCAAGAATCGCCACTTCCGGATGGTTGATAACCGGCGTAAACCATTGCCCACCGGCTGAGCCGATGTTCGTGATCGTGCACGACGCCCCTTTCATTTCGCTTGGCGTCAGTTTGCCTTCCCGCGCTTTTTCAGCGAGTTCGTTGATTTCCTTCGCCAACGCGAAAATCGGCTTCCGGTCGGCATGTTTAATGACCGGCACGAGCAACCCACGATCCGTATCAGCGGCGATGCCGATATTGTAGTAATGCTTGTGAATAATTTCTTCGGTCGCATCGTCGATCGATGTGTTCAGCACCGGATATTCACGCAGCGCGGAAACAAGCGCTTTGACGACATACGGCAAGAACGTCAGCTTGATCCCTTTTTCTGCGGCAATGGCCTTGAATTTTTTCCGGTGAGCAACCAGCTTTGTCACATCGGCTTCGTCCATGAGCGTCACGTGCGGGGCCGTATGTTTCGAATGCACCATGGCCTTGGCAATCGCCCGACGGATGCCGCTCATTTTCTCGCGCGTTTCCGGGAATTCGCCTTCCGGCACAACCGGTTTCGCCGTTGGCGCTTGCGGCGCTGCTTTCTCTTCCGGCGCTTGCGCTGCCGAAGGAGCTGCAGCTTTTGCGCCGCCGGCGAGGAAGGCATCAATATCTTCTTTCAAAATGCGGCCGTTTTTCCCTGTCCCTTGAACGAGACGGATATCGACGCCTTTTTCACGCGCATATTTGCGCACAGACGGCATCGCGATGACGCGGCGGTTCGGGTCGGCTTCCGCTTCGGCCGCCGGTGCGCTCGGAGCAGCGGTCTCAACCGTTTCCTTTTTCGACACCGTTTCCGCTTTTTCCTCTTTTTTCACTTCCTCGTGTTCTTGTCCTTTAAACGTCATGTTTTCATAGCCCGGCGCATCGAGCGTAATGAGCGTTTGCCCGACCGTCGCCACCGTTCCTTCCGGGACGAGAATCTCAAGCACTTTCCCTTTGACAGGAGATGGGATCTCGACGACCGCCTTGTCGTTTTGCACTTCGCACAACACGTCGTCTTCGTTCACTTCATCGCCCGGCTTGACGAACCATTTGACGATCTCGCCTTCATGAATGCCTTCGCCAATATCCGGCAGCTTAAATTCAAATGCCACTGTAGGTCGACCTCCTATCGTTTGCCGAAAATGAGCGGGGGAAGGCGCTTTGCTCCCCCGAACTTGTCCATATTAGAAGTTGATCACTTTTTTCGCCGTCTCGATCACGTCTTTAAAGTTCGGCAGCCATACCGATTCGGCCTGTGCGAACGGATAGACGGTATCCGGCGCGGTGACGCGCAATACCGGCGCCTCAAGGCTTAAAATCGCGCGCTCATTGATTTCAGCAACGACGTTGGCAGCGATGCCGGCTTGCCGTTGTGCTTCTTGAACGACGATGGCACGACCCGTTTTTTCAACCGAACCAATGATCGTCTCAATATCGAGCGGCTGCACGGTGCGCAAGTCGACGACTTCGGCAGAAATGCCTTCCTTCTCTAATTCTGCCGCCGCTTTTAACGATTCATGCACCATGGCCCCGTACGCGATGATCGTAATGTCTTTTCCTTCACGCTTAATGTCCGCTTTGCCGATTGGAATCGTGTACTCTCCTTCCGGCACCTCTTGGCGGAACGAGCGGTACAGCTTCAAATGCTCAAGGAAAATCACCGGATCGTTGTCGCGAATCGCCGAGATGAGCAGTCCTTTCGCATCATACGGCGTCGACGGAATGACAACCTTCAATCCTGGCTGTTGGGCGACGAGCCCCTCTAAGCTGTCTGAGTGCAATTCCGGCGTATGAACGCCGCCGCCAAATGGCGAACGAATCGTAATCGGCACATGATAGCGGCCGCCAGTGCGGTAGCGGATGCGGGCCATTTGTCCACAAATCGCATCCATCGCCTCATAGACGAACCCGAAAAACTGAATTTCCGGCACCGGGCGGAACCCTTGCAAAGCCAAGCCGATCGCCAAACCGCCGATCCCTGATTCAGCAAGCGGCGTATCAAACACGCGCTCTTCGCCAAACTCAGCTTGCAGCCCTTCGGTCACCCGGAATACGCCGCCGTTGACCCCAACGTCTTCGCCAAACACCAGCACGTTCGGATCGTTTTTCATCTCGATGCGCAGCGCATCGGTGATCGCTTGAACCATTGTCATTTGCGCCATGGCTTACTTCGACTCCTTCTCTTTATAAATTTCATACTGCTCTTTTAAGTTCGCCGGCAGCTCTTCGAACATAATGCTGATTAAGTCGGTCACTTTTTGTTTCGGCGTTTCGTCCGCTTTTTTGATTGCTTCCTTGATGTCCTCTTTCGCCTGCTCGATGACGCGGTTTTCTTCCTCTTCGCTCCATAGGCCTTTCGCTTCTAAAAACTTCCGGAAACGGACAAGCGGGTCTTTTTTCGCCCATTCGTTTTCGAGTTCCTTCGAACGATAGCGCGTCGGATCGTCGCCGGACATCGTGTGCGGACCGTAGCGGAAGCAAAGAGTTTCAATGAGCGTCGGCCCTTCGCCGTTAATCGCGCGTTCGCGGGCTGCTTTCACCGCGGCGTAGACCGCAAGCGGATCCATGCCGTCGACTTGAATGCCCGGAATGCCGGCAGCGACCGCTTTTTGCGCCAATGTTTTGGCGACCGTCTGCTTTTCAACCGGCGTCGAAATGGCAAAGCGGTTGTTTTGCACGACAAAGATGGCCGGCGCTTTAAACGCCCCCGCGAAGTTGATGCCCTCGTAAAAGTCGCCTTGCGATGTCCCGCCGTCGCCCGTGTATGTAATGGCTACCGCTTTTTTGCCCCGCATTTTCAAGCCGAGCGCCACGCCGGCTGCTTGAATGTATTGAGCCCCGATAATAATTTGCGGCGGCAAGACGTTGACGCCTTCAGGAATTTGGTTGCCATGAAAGTGGCCGCGCGAGAACAAAAACGCTTGATAAAGCGGAAGCCCGTGCCAAATGATTTGTGGCACATCGCGATATCCCGGCAAAATGAAGTCTTCTTTCTCAAGCGCAAACTGGCTGGCGATTTGGCTCGCTTCCTGCCCAGCGGTCGGCGCGTAAAACCCGAGTCGGCCCTGGCGGTTCAACGAAATGGAACGTTGGTCGAGGACGCGCGTATACACCATGCGGCGCATCAGCTCTTTCAGCTGCTCATCGCTTAACTCCGGCATCGCCGCTTTGTTGACGATTTCGCCTTCTTCATTCAAAATTTGAAACGTCGGGAACTGCTCGGCTACTTTCTCGAGCTGCTCCGCAAATCGAAACTGGGAGGTTTTCACACCCATGTTATTCACCTCTGCCTTTCATTGAAAATTTTAGAAATCAGGATACATTCGCCCATATACTATTAATGTACCCAAAGTGAAAGAGAAATAAAAAACGGCCGCCATTCGGCGCCAACGCAAGCAACAAAGGCGCCAACATCTGTTTCACTATTTTTCAAAACCAAATTAGTACAATACGCATTTGCAAATTTTAGTTTACACGTTCTTGGGTCAACCGTCAACGACTTTGATTTCTCATGTTTTTCGCCTTATCTTTTGTACAAAATTGGAATTCATAATATTTCGTCGGCAAACTGTTATATTACATCCCTCACCATCTGTATGAATCCTGTATTATATTTTCACAAAATATAAAACAAACAGTGACTTGACAAGAAAGTGGAAGCGTTTTCTTTCGTTGATCTGAGTTACTTTCCTTATACCCGAATAATATATTTGTGCAGCTGCGTTTTTATTTACGATCGATGCTCATTTTGTTAGACTAAACGATAGACAGCGATGCCAAACGTAGGGAGTGAGCGAAGCGAATGATCACGATGAAAGACATCATCAAAGAGGGGCATCCGACATTGCGGAAAATCGCCGAACCCGTTCCCCTTCCCCCTTCGGAAGAGGATAAACGCATTTTGCAAAGCCTTCTTGACTACGTCAAGATGAGCCAAGATCCAGAGCTGGCCGCCAAATACGGCCTTCGGCCCGGCATCGGTCTTGCCGCCCCGCAAATCAACGTCTCGAAGCGGATGATCGCCGTCCATGTCACCGATGAAAATGGAACGCTGTACAGCTACGCCTTGTTCAACCCAAAAATCGTCAGCCATTCGGTGCAACAATGTTACTTGACGACCGGGGAAGGATGTCTGTCAGTCGACCGCGACGTGCCGGGGTATGTGCCGCGCTATGCCCGCATCACTGTCACCGGGACGACGATCGACGGCGAAGAAGTCACACTGCGCTTGAAAGGGTTGCCGGCCATCGTCTTCCAACATGAAATCGATCACTTAAACGGCATTATGTTCTATGACCGCATCAACCCCGATGACCCGTTTCAAGTGCCGGACGGGGCGATTCCGATCGGGCGCTAAAAAGCCCCCTGTAAATGGGCGAGCGGCCCAGCCGAAAAGGCCAAGGCCGCTTTTCATCGGATGAGCTGCAGCTGTTTCAATCCGTACCAAATGCCTTCCTTATCGACCGGCTTCGTAACGAAGTCGGCGACCCTTTTCACTTCCTCATGGGCGTTGCCCATCGCCACCCCGGTTCCGACGAACGAGAGCATTTCAATGTCATTCAATCCGTCGCCGAACGCGTACACATCCTTCGCATCGATCCCGAGCTTTTCGATCATTATGCGGATGCCTTCCGCCTTCGAGCCCCCTGCCGGCAACACATCGGTCGAGACGTCGTGCCAACGGACGAAGCGAAATTCGGGATAGTTGCGCACATACCGTTCTTCTTCCTCAGCGCGGCAAAACAGAAGCGCTTGGTAAATGTCCTTGTTCTCATAATAAAGAGGGTCGATAGGCGGGTGGGCGAATTTTAGGCTCGCCATGCTGACGTGGATGTGCGGATGGTCATCGACGCTGGCCCGCATTTCATCGGCGTTCATAAATACGAGAGGATGTCCGTGGCGATGGGCATCCTCGGTCAGCGCTCTCACTTTCTCACGCGAAAGCGGCTGTTTGTATAGCACATTCCCTTCAAAAACGACGTACTGACCGTTGAAGCTGACGAACGAATCAATGCCAAGCTGTTTGCGCACGTGCTCAAACATAAACGGAGCGCGTCCGGTGGCGATGGCGACATAAACGCCCGACTGCTTCAGGCGGCGAACCGCTTCGATCGTTGACAGCGGCAGTTGCTTTTGCTCATCAAGCAGCGTGCCGTCGATGTCGAAAAAGACGATTTTTCTGCCCACGTTCACTTTCCCCTTGTTGAAAAGTTGTTCATTGTTTACCGTACTGAAAAACGCCCGGAATGTCAACCAAGAGGCACGATCTGTTCCATTTTTACCCATGAAAAACAAGCCTCGGCCTACATATCATATATAATAGAACATTTACTTTCGCCGCAAAATGAGTACAATAAAAGGTAAGGAGTGATGAAACATGTTGAAAAAGCTGAAAAAAAAGCTGCTTCAACAGTGGAAAGACCTGCTCCGGAAAAAATTGATCGCCTGACCGTTACAACAACAGCCCTTCCATTCGAAGGGCTTCTTTCCCACTTTAGCGAATAAAGCGGGCCACATTCGTCAAAGATGATGCATATCGTCGGCACATCTTACGCCTGTTTTTGCTTTTGGCAACAAAACACATGAAAAGAAAGTTACATTCTTATATAATAGATAGAGCAACTATTGTACGATAAGGAGAGATTTCACGATGATTTTCAAAGTGTTTTACCAAGAAAACGCAGACGAGGTGCCTGTGAGAGAAAAAACGAAAACACTCTACATCGAAGCAGAATCAGAGCGGGATGTACGCCGAAAACTCGAAGATCGTCCGATCAATATTGAGTATATTCAGCCGTTAGAGGGAGCGCATCTAGAATACGAAAAGAAAAGCCCGAACTTTCAAGTATTGGAGATTTCATCATGAAGCTGTTAGCTGACCAGCAAGTTGGCATTTTTGCCCTCGGCGGACTGGGTGAAATCGGAAAAAATACATACGGCGTACAATTCCAAGACGAAATCATTGTCATTGACGCAGGCATTAAGTTTCCGGAAGATGAGTTGCTCGGGATCGACTATGTCATTCCAGACTACTCCTATTTAGTGAAGCACGCGGACAAAGTGAAAGGACTGTTCATCACCCACGGGCACGAAGACCATATCGGTGGCATTCCGTATTTGCTCCGGCAGCTGAACATCCCGATTTACGGCGGCAAATTGGCGCTTGGACTGATTCGCAACAAACTTGAGGAACATGGCTTGTTGCGCCAAGCAAAGCTCATTGAAATTCGCGAAGACGATGTCATTCGCTTCCAAAAAACGGCCGTTACCTTTTTCCGGACGACACACAGCATTCCGGACAGCTACGGCATTGTCGTCAAAACGCCGGTTGGTCAAATCGTCCATACCGGGGATTTTAAATTCGACTTTACGCCGGTCGGCGAGCCGGCCAATTTGACAAAAATGGCCGAAATTGGGAAAGAAGGCGTTCTTTGCCTCATGTCGGACAGCACGAACAGCGAGATTCCACATTTTACGATGTCGGAGCGGCGCGTCGGCGAAAGTATTCACGACATTTTCCGCAAGGTGGAAGGGCGCATCATTTTCGCCACATTTGCATCAAACATCCACCGTCTTCAACAGGTGACAGAAGCAGCCGTCGCCAACAACCGAAAAATCGCTGTCTTCGGCCGCAGCATGGAAGCGGCGATTGAAATCGGACAAGACCTCGGCTATATCAAATGCCCGAAAGGCACGTTCGTCGACGCGAACGAAATCAACCGCCTGCCGGCCAACCGGGTGACGATTTTATGCACCGGCAGCCAAGGGGAGCCGATGGCCGCCTTGTCGCGCATTGCCAACGGCACGCACCGGCAAATTCAAATCATCCCGGGCGACACGGTCGTCTTTTCCTCATCGCCGATCCCGGGCAACACGGTGAGCGTCAACCGGACGATCAACATGCTGTACCGAGCCGGCGCAGAGGTGATTCATGGCCCGCTCAACGACATCCATACGTCCGGCCACGGCGGGCAGGAAGAACAAAAATTGATGATCCGGCTGATGAAGCCGAAATATTTCATGCCGATCCACGGCGAATACCGGATGCAAAAAATGCATGCCAAGCTCGCCATTGACTGCGGCGTGCCGGAGGAAAACTGCTTTATCATGGACAACGGCGAAGTGCTTGGCATCAGCGACAAAGAAGCGCGCATCGTCGGCAAGATCCCGTCCGGCTCCGTCTACATCGACGGCAGCGGCGTCGGCGACATCGGCAACATCGTCCTGCGCGACCGCCGCATTTTATCCGAAGAAGGGCTCGTGATTGTCGTCGTCAGCATCAACATGAAAGAGTTCAAAATCGCCGCCGGCCCGGATATCATCTCTCGCGGCTTCGTCTATATGCGCGAGTCAGGTGATTTGATCAGCGAAGCGCAGGTGTTGATCACGAAACATCTCGAAAAAGTGCTGGAACGAAAAACGAACCAATGGGCGGAAATCAAAAACGAAATTACGGAAACGCTCGCTCCGTTCTTGTACGAGCGGACAAAACGGCGGCCAATGATTTTGCCGATCATCATGGAAATCTAAAGAAAAAGGGCGTCCTTGCAAAAGGATGCCCTTTTTCCGTCATCATCATGCACAAGCCTCCTGCCAACTGTCAACCAACGACTTCTTCCTCGAATCGGTCAATGTCGCTGTCAGCGCCGATGACGACCAACACGTCGCCTTTGCGGATGATTTCCGAGGCGAGCGGCGAAACGATGACGCTTGCCCCGCGCTTAATGGCGACGATGTTGATGCCGTAGCGGGCGCGGATGTCAAGCTCCAAAAGCGAATGGCCGTCCAACCGCTCGCTTGCCACGATTTCGACAATGCTGTATTTGTCCGACAGCTCCAGATAATCTAAGACGTTATTGGAAATCAAATTGTGGGCGATCCGCTCGCCCATGTCCCGCTCTGGATGCACGATTTGATCAGCACCGATTTTTTTCAGCACTTTCTCATGGTAATCGTTCGTCGCCTTGACCGTAATATGGTGGACGCCGAGCTCTTTTAAAATCAGCGTCGTCAAAATGCTCGCCTGGATGTTGTCGCCGATCGCGACAATGACATGATCGAAGTTGCGGATGCCTAAGCTTTTCAACACGTTTTCATCGGTCGTGTCGCCGACGACGGCGTGCGAAGCGATCGAGGCAAATTCGTTTACCCGGTCTTCATCAATATCGATAGCCAATACTTCCATCCCTTGTTCGCTCAGCGTCCGGCAGATGCTGCCGCCAAAACGCCCGAGGCCGATGACAGCAAACTGTTTCTTTTTCATTGCCACTCCTCCATCGTTGATCAAGCATGGTCCTTCCCCTTATTTTAGCAAAAAAGAAAAAGGAACGAAAACAGTCTTCGTTCCCTTTCCGCCATTCCTTTACGCTATGCGATTTCACCATTTCGCCAAAAACGGGCTGCCAGCGCACAGCCCGAACGTTCGATCATTAGCGAAGTTTTTCTTCGACTTTTTGGCAAATCTCGTCCGCGGTGAGCCCACTCGCTTCAATGACCGGACCGGACGTTACGATGTTGTGAATGCCGGCGATATTGGCGTCCAGGCCGGTAATGACGCAGCAGTCGCAACCTCTTGCGTCTTGCTCCCCACGGAGCGGTACAACGTCATGCCCTCTTTCTCTCAACGCCTCTTGCACATCAGTCAGCGATGGCTCAACACCAATTTTCGCCATCCCACTCCACCTCCTCACACATATAATGTGCCTTGTCAGAGGTGGAACTATACTTCCGAATTCCCCTTCCAGGAAAAATAGTCGATCAAAAAAGCAATGGCGCGGTCGATCGCTTCCTCGTTCGGAGCCAGTTTTGCATGGTGCAGCCCGTATGGCGAATCAACGCCAAGCCAAAACATAAAACCCGGAATGTCCGCCAACATGTAGCCGAAATCTTCACCGGTCATCGCCTCTTTGCAACCGATGACATTCACGCCGCCGTGCGCCTCAGCAAACTTCATAAATTCCGCTGTCAGCTCCGGATCGTTGTACACTTGATGGTACATAGCCCCGTAATCAATGGTGGCTTCACATTCGTACGCGACTTCAATGCCATGCACCATCGCTTCAATCCGCCGCTTCACCTTCTGCATCACCGCAGCCGACAGCGTCCGAATCGTCCCCTCGAGCCGAGCGCGCTCGGCGATGACGTTTTGCACCGTCCCGCCGATAATTTTTCCGATCGTAATGACCGCGCTGTCAAGCGGGTCGACGTTGCGGGCGACAATCGACTGCAGCTGCGTCACCAATGCACAAGCGGCGACGACCATGTCATTCGCCAAATGCGGAAACGCCGCGTGGCCGCCTTTTCCCTCCAAGTCGATAAACAGCTCCGACGTATTGGCAAACAGCAGCCCTTCTTTCGTTGCGATCGTGCCGACCGGATATTCCGGGGCAATATGCAGGGCGACGATCATATCCGGCTTCCATTCCTGCATGATGTCGCTTTCGACCATCGGCTTTGCCCCGCCCGGCCCTTCCTCAGCCGGCTGGAAAATAAACAGCAAGTCATCTTGCAGCGGATGATGAGCAAAATGGGTGAGCACGCCAAGGGCGATGCTCATATGGACATCGTGGCCGCACGCATGCATGCAGCCTTCATGCTTCGACCGATACGGCAAGCCCGTCTCCTCGCGAATCGGCAGCCCATCCATATCGGCGCGGTAGCCGATCGTTTTGCGCGGTGATGTTCCGTTGACTTTGACAAAAATCCCGGTTTTCCACGTCCGGACTTGAAGCCGCTCTTGCGGCAACGATTGGATATAGCGAAGCAAATAGTGCTGCGTCTTAAACTCTTGAAACCCAAGCTCCGGGATTTGATGCAAGTCGCGGCGAATGGCGACAAATGGGCTGATCGCTTCCATCTTCTCTCCTCCATGGGCAAAAAAGCTGTCCTCGTAAAGGGACAGCCTTTCGTGTGATTATAATTGGCGAAGCTCCTGTTTGATCTCCGTTTTCGCCCGCGTTTGCTCGTCGATTTGCTTAATGACGCGCGCCGGCACGCCGGCGACCACCGTATACGGCGGCACGTCTTCGACGACGACCGCGCCCGCAGCGACGACCGCCCCTTTGCCGACGGTGACGCCTTCTAAAATGACGGCGTTCGCCCCGACAAGCACATCATCTTCAATGACAACCGGCTTGGCCGATGGCGGCTCGATCACGCCGGCCAGCACGGCACCGGCGCCGATATGGCAGTTTTTCCCGACCGTCGCCCGGCCGCCGAGCACGGCGTTCATGTCGATCATCGTTCCTTCGCCGACGACGGCGCCGATGTTGATCACCGCTCCCATCATAATGACGGCGTTGTCGCCGATTTCGACATGATCACGGATGATCGCGCCCGGCTCGATGCGCGCCTTGATGCCTTTCAAATCCAAGAGCGGAATGGCCGAGTTGCGGCGGTCGTTCTCGACAACATAGTCCTCGATTTTGTCTTGATTCGCCTCGATGGCGGCTTGAATGTCTTGCCACTCGCCAAACACGATGCCGACGTTGCCGGTCATAAACGTTTTCGCGCTTGGGCCGAAATCGATGCCATCAAGATCCCCTTTTATGTATACTTTCACAGGCGTTGATTTTTTGCTGTTTTGAATAAACGAAATGATTTCATTGGCGTCCATCATCTTCATGGGCGACATCCTCCTTTGCATCTGTATTCTTTTTTACTTTAGCAAAACAGAGATCATCGTGACAAGCATAAATTCATGGGACAAAATGTTGCAGCACCTTCTCGAAGGCTTGTACTTGCGGAAGCTGCCATGCCGCTTCCGAGCTGATCAGCCATGTATCTCTCGTCATTGGCTCACCATGCTTATTTTTTAACGGTATCATATGAACAAGATGTTGTTCCCGGTCATCTAAAGCGATTTCCGGTAAAATCGCATAACCAACGCCATGATAAGCAAGCTGTTTGCATGTTTCAATTTGGTCGACCATCACCGTGCGCGCGGGCAAGGCTTGAAATTGCTCATGCCACCATTGTTGAATATGCAGCGAATAGGTGGAATCGCTTTTAAATTGAATAAACGGGCGTTCGGTATGGCGCAACTGCTCCAAAGAGTGAATTTCCTGGTCTACTAAATAGAGCTGATCGGTAAATAGCCGCGTCGCGATCCCGCTCCAGTTGGGCTCTCCGCGAACAATCCCAAGCTGAAACCGATTTTCATACATGTGGCTTAGGACTTCACTTGTCCATCCTGTCGTCAACGAAACGTTGACATCCGGATATAACTTGATGAATGTTTTTAAAACGGGGGGCAGCCAATGCTGGGCAACAATGGAAGTGACCGCTATCGTTAACGTCCCGCTGATTTGTCCGACCCGTTGTTTGATCTCTTCTTTTACTCGATTCGTTTTCTGCACGATCTCTTTCGCCAGTTGGACAATTTTTTCCCCCTCTGGCGTTAACAGCAACCCTCGCGGAGACCGGATAAATATTTTCGCATTCCAGCTCGCTTCGATCGCCTGCAGCCGTTGAGACAACGCCGACTGCGTCACATACAGCCGAGCTGCCGCTTTTCTCATATTTAATTCTTCCGCCAAAACGGC
Protein-coding regions in this window:
- a CDS encoding potassium channel family protein — encoded protein: MKKKQFAVIGLGRFGGSICRTLSEQGMEVLAIDIDEDRVNEFASIASHAVVGDTTDENVLKSLGIRNFDHVIVAIGDNIQASILTTLILKELGVHHITVKATNDYHEKVLKKIGADQIVHPERDMGERIAHNLISNNVLDYLELSDKYSIVEIVASERLDGHSLLELDIRARYGINIVAIKRGASVIVSPLASEIIRKGDVLVVIGADSDIDRFEEEVVG
- a CDS encoding YkuS family protein, which gives rise to MAKIGVEPSLTDVQEALRERGHDVVPLRGEQDARGCDCCVITGLDANIAGIHNIVTSGPVIEASGLTADEICQKVEEKLR
- a CDS encoding N-acetyldiaminopimelate deacetylase, with the protein product MEAISPFVAIRRDLHQIPELGFQEFKTQHYLLRYIQSLPQERLQVRTWKTGIFVKVNGTSPRKTIGYRADMDGLPIREETGLPYRSKHEGCMHACGHDVHMSIALGVLTHFAHHPLQDDLLFIFQPAEEGPGGAKPMVESDIMQEWKPDMIVALHIAPEYPVGTIATKEGLLFANTSELFIDLEGKGGHAAFPHLANDMVVAACALVTQLQSIVARNVDPLDSAVITIGKIIGGTVQNVIAERARLEGTIRTLSAAVMQKVKRRIEAMVHGIEVAYECEATIDYGAMYHQVYNDPELTAEFMKFAEAHGGVNVIGCKEAMTGEDFGYMLADIPGFMFWLGVDSPYGLHHAKLAPNEEAIDRAIAFLIDYFSWKGNSEV
- the dapD gene encoding 2,3,4,5-tetrahydropyridine-2,6-dicarboxylate N-acetyltransferase translates to MKMMDANEIISFIQNSKKSTPVKVYIKGDLDGIDFGPSAKTFMTGNVGIVFGEWQDIQAAIEANQDKIEDYVVENDRRNSAIPLLDLKGIKARIEPGAIIRDHVEIGDNAVIMMGAVINIGAVVGEGTMIDMNAVLGGRATVGKNCHIGAGAVLAGVIEPPSAKPVVIEDDVLVGANAVILEGVTVGKGAVVAAGAVVVEDVPPYTVVAGVPARVIKQIDEQTRAKTEIKQELRQL
- a CDS encoding LysR family transcriptional regulator, with translation MNTSEYEVLAVLAEELNMRKAAARLYVTQSALSQRLQAIEASWNAKIFIRSPRGLLLTPEGEKIVQLAKEIVQKTNRVKEEIKQRVGQISGTLTIAVTSIVAQHWLPPVLKTFIKLYPDVNVSLTTGWTSEVLSHMYENRFQLGIVRGEPNWSGIATRLFTDQLYLVDQEIHSLEQLRHTERPFIQFKSDSTYSLHIQQWWHEQFQALPARTVMVDQIETCKQLAYHGVGYAILPEIALDDREQHLVHMIPLKNKHGEPMTRDTWLISSEAAWQLPQVQAFEKVLQHFVP